A stretch of Myxococcus hansupus DNA encodes these proteins:
- a CDS encoding myxosortase-dependent metalloprotease, MXAN_2677/MXAN_2678 family, whose translation MRTGLGVVAGLLALGAQAQMSEEPVYRRTVVPGHPLCLLWPVREYVYHLDAAGSARTPGNTEVTAIEASFDSWRRLSGECSDFQFIRREDKQGPVVVGYDQTRPRENYNIITFRETSCREVAPAEDPCWDEETCGNVYQCWEHGMGTIGLTTSTFSYRDGRVLDSDIEMNASQPQGGYGFLFTTVDSPVCERGAAVDCVSTDLQNTMTHEIGHVVGLDHVFVPGATMEATAPPGEIQKRIIDPGSAEGFCSIYPRHLPPTQCFVREGAGMALKAEGRGSGCAAAPGQGVLGLGLAWAALALVRGRRRAGGQPVRAAAPGSRD comes from the coding sequence GTGAGAACGGGACTGGGAGTCGTTGCCGGGCTGCTGGCCCTGGGCGCCCAGGCGCAGATGTCCGAGGAGCCCGTCTACCGGCGCACGGTGGTGCCCGGCCACCCGCTGTGTCTGCTGTGGCCGGTGCGGGAGTACGTCTATCACCTGGACGCGGCGGGCAGCGCGCGCACGCCAGGGAACACCGAGGTGACGGCCATCGAGGCGTCCTTCGATTCGTGGCGGCGGCTCTCCGGGGAGTGCAGCGACTTCCAGTTCATCCGGCGAGAAGACAAACAGGGGCCGGTCGTCGTGGGCTACGACCAGACGCGCCCGCGCGAGAACTACAACATCATCACGTTCCGCGAGACGTCGTGCCGGGAGGTCGCCCCCGCGGAGGACCCGTGCTGGGACGAGGAGACGTGCGGCAACGTGTACCAGTGCTGGGAACACGGGATGGGCACCATCGGTCTCACCACGTCCACGTTCTCGTACCGGGATGGCCGGGTGCTGGACTCGGACATCGAGATGAACGCGTCCCAGCCGCAGGGGGGCTACGGGTTCCTCTTCACCACCGTGGACTCGCCCGTCTGTGAGCGCGGGGCGGCGGTGGACTGCGTGTCCACGGACCTGCAGAACACGATGACGCACGAGATTGGCCACGTGGTGGGGCTGGACCACGTCTTCGTCCCCGGGGCCACGATGGAGGCCACGGCGCCGCCTGGTGAAATCCAGAAGCGCATCATCGACCCGGGCTCGGCGGAGGGCTTCTGCTCCATCTACCCCAGGCACCTGCCTCCCACGCAGTGCTTCGTGCGTGAGGGCGCGGGCATGGCCTTGAAGGCGGAGGGGCGTGGCAGTGGCTGCGCGGCGGCGCCGGGGCAGGGCGTGCTGGGGCTGGGGCTGGCCTGGGCCGCGCTGGCCCTGGTGCGAGGCCGACGGCGGGCAGGCGGCCAGCCGGTCCGTGCGGCGGCGCCGGGCTCACGGGATTAG
- a CDS encoding myxosortase-dependent metalloprotease, MXAN_2677/MXAN_2678 family, which produces MTPLAPFLIAMALGQTDPYVRSRVDAGDTRTQCLFWTTPRVVWNQSTFGNPDTQGETEFDAIRASFQSWQDIFARCGNLTLEEGPRVNERQVGYRRQGTNTNLVLFRTRDCNEVVPASEACWAEDTCANEFDCWDDDDNTIAITLTTYDERSGIIYDSDISFNAARFSFTTANGQTCFPPVTTNCVATDVQNTATHEVGHLIGLDHTRAPGSTMNPSAPPGEVSKRIVDSGSRDFVCDAYPKGQASQACLHPVTGVELGPKAGGCSAAGPGGALSLVGVWALWWLRRSRREEAAR; this is translated from the coding sequence GTGACGCCTCTGGCTCCCTTTCTCATCGCGATGGCGCTGGGGCAGACGGACCCGTACGTCCGCAGCCGGGTCGACGCGGGCGACACCCGCACGCAGTGCCTCTTCTGGACGACCCCGCGCGTGGTCTGGAACCAGAGCACCTTCGGCAATCCGGACACGCAGGGCGAGACGGAGTTCGACGCGATTCGCGCCTCGTTCCAGAGCTGGCAGGACATCTTCGCCCGGTGTGGCAACCTCACGTTGGAGGAAGGTCCGCGCGTCAACGAGCGCCAGGTGGGCTACCGGCGCCAGGGGACCAACACCAACCTGGTGCTCTTCCGCACGCGCGACTGCAACGAGGTGGTGCCCGCCTCGGAGGCGTGCTGGGCGGAGGACACGTGCGCCAACGAGTTCGACTGCTGGGACGATGACGACAACACCATCGCCATCACGCTCACCACGTACGACGAGCGGTCGGGCATCATCTATGACTCCGACATCTCCTTCAACGCGGCGCGCTTCTCGTTCACCACCGCGAACGGGCAGACCTGCTTTCCGCCGGTGACGACGAACTGCGTGGCGACGGACGTGCAGAACACGGCCACGCACGAGGTGGGCCACCTCATTGGCCTGGACCACACCCGCGCGCCGGGCTCCACCATGAACCCGAGCGCCCCGCCGGGCGAGGTGTCCAAGCGCATCGTGGACTCGGGCTCACGGGACTTCGTCTGTGACGCCTATCCGAAGGGGCAGGCGAGCCAGGCGTGTCTGCATCCGGTGACGGGCGTCGAGCTGGGGCCCAAGGCGGGAGGCTGTTCCGCAGCGGGGCCGGGCGGGGCGCTGTCGCTCGTGGGCGTCTGGGCGCTGTGGTGGCTGCGCCGCTCGCGTCGCGAGGAGGCGGCGCGGTGA